The following coding sequences are from one Venturia canescens isolate UGA chromosome 5, ASM1945775v1, whole genome shotgun sequence window:
- the LOC122411060 gene encoding tetratricopeptide repeat protein 17-like codes for MWAHGRVASYALCFLIFQVKLINSRTSWRLSADRVIKATQFPSSLEDDPVFDILATTASLGSGQGWSKTASSENHEKIQVYCNEYNNFISDDHERRFTSYILTDTPNITEPYPSSTDISTEQYACSPGQQCDDIVLDCGKPVNFTYYDNLVGVANRNKHPLVPEPHVALMFKKSNGKVTDVDIDLLERRLKKAKKEKPKSVQLYNQIGNFWRIKGNAQRSIECFRRALAVSPHNAEVLLNLARVLLALQYLDDATYLARRSLELQPPDRNAWEQYLTLGQIFKAYGHFQEAAVHLRHALELKPDLTDAAEALKEVESLPAASIHIYTLLIIVCLVLGVLLVVLSSIECDENLTLAAEQLQRPVQRHFNRAMAMRSLRLNVSRNKRC; via the exons ATGTGGGCACACGGTCGTGTTGCAAGTTACGCCCTTTGTTTTCTCATCTTTCAGGTGAAGCTTATAAATTCCAGAACTTCCTGGAGGCTTAGTGCTGATAGAGTTATCAAAGCTACCCAGTTCCCCAGTTCTCTTGAAGATGATCcggttttcgatattttggcCACCACTGCTAGTCTTGGTAGTGGACAAGGATGGAGCAAAACAGCTTCGtccgaaaatcacgaaaaaattcaagtttattGTAACGAGTACAATAACTTTATTAGTGATGATCATGAACG ACGCTTTACATCGTACATATTGACGGATACACCCAACATAACAGAGCCATATCCGTCATCGACGGATATATCGACCGAACAGTACGCTTGTTCGCCAGGTCAGCAGTGCGACGATATTGTGCTGGATTGTGGCAAACCAGTAAATTTTACATACTATGATAATTTGGTGGGTGTCGCAAATAGAAACAAGCATCCTCTTGTGCCGGAGCCACACGTGGCTCTTATGTTTAAAAAGAGTAACGGCAAAGTCACAGATGTTGATATAGATCTGTTGGAGAGACGCTTAAAAAAAGCCAAAAAGGAG AAACCAAAATCCGTTCAGCTGTACAATCAAATCGGTAATTTTTGGCGTATAAAAGGAAACGCACAAAGATCGATCGAGTGTTTCCGGCGAGCACTTGCAGTCTCGCCCCACAATGCGGAGGTTTTATTGAATCTAGCAAGAGTGTTGCTCGCCCTACAATATTTAGACGATGCAACGTACTTAGCGAGACGCTCGTTGGAACTCCAACCGCCTGACCGTAATGCCTGGGAACAATATCTCACTCTTGGACAAATATTCAAGGCTTACGGCCACTTTCAAGAAGCTGCTGTACATCTTCGTCACGCTTTGGAATTGAAGCCTGATCTCACTGATGCTGCCGAAGCTCTGAAAGAAGTTGAATCGCTTCCTGCAGCGAGCATACACATTTATACACTGCTCATTATCGTTTGCCTG GTATTGGGCGTTCTTCTAGTCGTTCTCAGTAGCATTGAATGCGATGAGAATTTAACACTGGCGGCTGAACAGCTTCAACGTCCGGTGCAACGCCATTTCAATCGTGCAATGGCAATGAGGAGTCTACGGCTCAACGTATCGCGTAATAAACGTTGTTAA